In one window of Pseudomonadota bacterium DNA:
- a CDS encoding SBBP repeat-containing protein, with product MPDPIFPFIDIAIDSKGNIFVAGVTTSGEFPVVTAGYDTTYNGGDDVFVVKYDSELKHLLAATFIGGKSNDWSRAIYIDGQDNIYITGKSWSRDFAGGIDKAFVNELVQDIGFIVQLDSSLSMIKSIAYIDNADIFAIAPGHDGTLYVAGGITSDPQAEVRALTAGFDRKYHGGMSDGFVARYGVTGLDQLMNFTLIGSSGVDEIIDIKVNDQNFVYLVGYAGASDFPTTSDAFDNTYNGGFTDAFVVKLDGELSTLVASTFLGGQNIDRGHSLGIDDHDQIVVTGATESADFPCSEVSFDNSFNGGENDMFLTVLSGDLDKIIASTFVGGSARDRGIDLVITQDNHIVVAGETSSSNFPVIGDSRTNKYSGGQTDMFLVLFDISLNYLGGSILGGKQEDLMPQLALINKDVLVVGSTASNDFPSKRTMKAVDYSQRMFDLFVSQISFK from the coding sequence GTGCCTGATCCGATTTTTCCCTTTATTGATATAGCAATTGACAGCAAAGGAAATATCTTCGTTGCCGGAGTCACCACTTCTGGGGAATTTCCAGTTGTTACAGCCGGATATGACACAACGTACAACGGAGGAGATGATGTCTTTGTCGTCAAATATGATAGTGAGCTGAAACATCTGCTCGCAGCGACATTTATCGGAGGTAAATCCAATGATTGGAGCCGCGCGATCTACATTGATGGTCAGGATAATATCTATATTACCGGGAAATCATGGTCTCGTGATTTTGCCGGAGGAATTGACAAGGCTTTTGTGAATGAATTGGTACAGGATATTGGTTTTATCGTTCAACTGGATTCATCCTTATCAATGATTAAAAGTATTGCCTATATCGATAATGCCGACATTTTTGCTATTGCCCCTGGACATGACGGCACACTGTATGTTGCCGGAGGCATAACCAGCGACCCTCAGGCGGAGGTTCGCGCATTGACTGCGGGTTTTGATCGAAAATATCACGGCGGCATGAGTGATGGCTTTGTCGCACGATATGGGGTGACAGGCCTTGATCAATTGATGAATTTTACTCTGATCGGCAGTTCCGGGGTTGATGAGATAATTGATATTAAAGTAAATGATCAAAATTTTGTTTATCTTGTCGGATATGCCGGCGCCAGTGATTTCCCCACTACTTCAGATGCTTTTGACAATACCTATAATGGTGGCTTTACGGATGCCTTTGTCGTCAAGCTGGATGGAGAACTATCAACACTTGTCGCCTCAACATTTCTCGGCGGGCAGAACATTGATAGAGGCCATAGTCTTGGTATTGATGACCATGATCAAATAGTTGTGACCGGTGCAACGGAATCAGCTGATTTTCCTTGCTCCGAAGTCTCTTTTGATAATTCCTTCAATGGCGGCGAAAATGATATGTTTCTCACTGTCCTGAGTGGTGATTTGGACAAAATCATCGCTTCTACTTTTGTCGGGGGATCAGCCAGAGACCGTGGCATTGACTTGGTTATAACTCAGGACAATCATATCGTTGTTGCCGGCGAAACCAGTTCCAGTAATTTTCCTGTTATTGGAGACAGCCGGACGAATAAGTATTCCGGTGGCCAAACCGATATGTTTCTCGTTCTTTTTGATATCTCCTTGAACTATCTTGGAGGATCAATCTTGGGCGGTAAGCAGGAGGATCTTATGCCTCAACTGGCTTTGATCAATAAAGATGTACTTGTAGTTGGAAGCACCGCTTCCAATGATTTCCCGTCAAAAAGAACAATGAAGGCTGTCGATTACTCTCAGCGGATGTTTGATCTTTTTGTGTCACAAATCAGTTTTAAATGA